DNA from Solenopsis invicta isolate M01_SB chromosome 4, UNIL_Sinv_3.0, whole genome shotgun sequence:
AATATTATGAGATCcctctctaaaaaaatatattaaattatagataaagCGACCGACCCGCAAGCTAAAACACTGTAATGATGCGATTGTATATCAACGAAGAGATCGTTGAAATATCTTTCTGTTTAAAAAGATACTCTTTGGTAATTCAATTAAACAATCACGGTAACTAAGATAGAATATAGACTGCGGTTAATTAGACGCtacaaatttttcgaaataattgattaaccaatcaaaacaaagaattttacaaattgaccaatcaaagaatgTTTCAAAGCATTTGTAGTATCAATTTGATCGCACCTATAATGTCGCTTTTTTGAAAGACAAATGGAGTGCTACGTTGGACAGTTGCGAGCTGTTTCAGCCGCGAGAGCTTTTTCCAGACACATGAACTCTTTGGTCTCGTAAGAATATGACATGCAATCTATGGACGGATCCTCAACGTCTCCCCAAACGCACCGTTCTTCAAGATCATTCATTTCGTCATTATCCGAAATAACGACGGAGCTGACTTCGGAAATTGTGTAGGTGTCGTCAAGGGAAACACGTTTTCTCATAGAATTTGCTGTCGTACTCTCTTCGATAACATCGTTGGTTTCCAAGTGACACAATGGCTCATCGTCAGGATCTTTTAAAGAGTCAACGGTCTCGTGCAAAGCATCGTCTGACTCCTCGCTAATAGGCGTCAAAGTCAGTTTCTCCCTTATCAATTCCTCCTCGCGGCAGTAGGAGCATCGTTCGCACGACCACATTTCTGGCTCTGATTTTATCATCGCTGTGCTTTCACCGCCCCTAGCTTTACCGATCTCGAGACCGCGATCGACGACAATAGAGTTTTCGCCGAATAGGCGAAGGTGGGCACCTGGTGACATGTCCGCATATTCGTTTGTCGAGACTTTGACTACGCGAAAGTTCAATTCTAAAGCGTTATTGTCGACGGCAATGATTGGCAACTTCTTCGCCACAGTACAAAATTCGATCACGGCTGGAGATTCGCGACCCTCTGTTTGGTATAACCCTATTTCACAATCTCGATTATCGTAATTGTCAAAGTTGCCAGACAGATTCCCTAAAAAGCCTTTAAGCCGACAAGTATTGTCAATGTTGTTGCCGATCATCGTGAAGACATCTGACATGCATGCTTGATCGCCAGATTCCATGAGCAAGTATTCGCGTTGATAACTATTGATCAAGGTGCGCACGATTTCTCTCACGACGCTGAGGTCGTGAATAGAGGAATCTAAATGCAGTAGAATGTAAATGGATTCGATAATCTCGGTGATAATCTGCTGTGCGGCTTCCACCGCGTCGTACGACGGCGGCACTTCGTTGGACGTATCGAGATCAGCGATGATCTTGTTGGCAGATTCATTGATTCCATTGAGGAAGACCTCGCCGTCGATGTCCTTCAGTTCGCGAATCGTACAACTCGGTAATTCGAGTATGTCGGAACCGCTTGACGAGTGCCTCTCGGACAAGGGCTGATCTAACTCTGCACAACTACTATCGCTCGAAGATCTGCGATCTTGTGTAGACTTGACATACTCTGTCTCAGTCATTTCCGGCTCTATCCATATGTAATCGCTCAATGCTTCATCGTTGTCGCTTCTCGTTGAATCGGACTGCCACTCCGACGAACGTTCCGCCAAGTCCTGCAAGGTATCATCGTTGCCGCTTTCGTCCTGGTCAACGGCCGCCGGCGGAGTCAGACTGTAAATGAGACTCATATTTGTCGAGTCCAGATTGTACTTGACGCAAGTGTCCGTGTCAGGCAACGCATCCAATTCCGTTCTCGACGAGGCAATGTTCACGTCGATGCTCTCAACAATTTTTGTGATATCGTTGCAATATGATTCATATGAATCGACTTCCGCGATACTTGACCAGTTGCTATCGCACAAGGAGTTTTCGATCCAAGATTGAACGCTTTGTTTCTTCAATTTCACCGTCGATTTCAAATCGccgtttatttctttatctgtCGACACATCTTTATCTTCATCGCATTCATAACGATCAATGAAACGCCCATCGTAGTTATTGGAAGATAAGTCGTTCAACGAACGCAAGTCTTTCTCGTTATCGCTGTTATCACGCTGAACTATTTTAGAGCAGCTGCGGGCAAGTGTCATTTCTGTGTTTGTCGATGCGCGCTGTTGTTGTTCGTTATCCATATCGACCATAGAATTCGATTTATCACTAAAAGTTGTTGGAGACTCCGTTTCCATGGAAGCAATCGTCTCGACCGTTGGACATTCAACCCTTTTATGGTGTCCTATTTCCTCCTCTGTCTGACCGTCACCGTTTATACAGAAAGCGATATTACGCGAACTGAGCCTCGTTTCCTTCACATTAATACGTTCAACGAAACTCGGCTGCGCGATATTCGTCCATGCCACAGAATACATCGCGACGTTTTCGTTCAAACGCGTTTCACCGCTCAGATTTTCAACATGTTCTTTCGTACTCGCATCTGCGCATTTCACAGATGCGTCCAACAGTTTTACagttttacagatttttttctcATTCGGATCAGTGAAATTTTGTTCAAGCATTGATCTGTCCTTCTCATCATTTGCACTCGCCTTCGATCTTGACAATACAACCGAGTTCGTCGCGCTCTTTCGATGTTCAAGATCTTCGAAAAATTTCCGTCTTGCCGCATAGCGCGATTTGACGAAAGCCTCGTCTCGAGAGATTGTGTTTGATTGAACTTGGCTTCGTCCATTAACGAGCATTTTCGTACGTGTGATTAGAACAGGTTTCTTTCGTTCGGCGGTCATCAAGACTCTAACGTTCTCCAAACGGGGGCCATCATAAGGACGCTCGGAAAACCGCCGGTCGCAGTACATTCGCGAACTCTCGTTGCTCACGCTGCTGCAATTGCTGGTTAGTTCGCAATCTGCAAACATTACGTCCAAATGTACGTCTCGACTATGGGAAACAGCGAACGATCGATCGGTTTGCTCGCTTCGGAGAAACGGAGAGAACTTTCACGATCACTTGGATACTCTCCACCATTCGCGAATCTTCGTCGCTTACGCTGAGCTAGATACTACAAGTAATAATAGCTACAGCTGAAGAAGCTCTACTTCCATCCTCTGGCTATGCGTCTCTTTAATTTTACGCTAGAAATGTTACTGAATGCAAACCTGTTATTTGTTcgtctattttaaatattactcaCCGCGATTTGCgttataatgaaaaagaaataaaacttgaatttatattaattgataattctTCATCATTCGTCGTTTAAAAACAATCGCAAAGTGCAATTTCCATTTGAGCTTCGAATGGAAATCGCACTACAAATTGAATATAAACATATAAGATTTTTCAAGAGCTTTATAGCGTTTCTCAcagaaataaagagaaaatgagATTAATGAAAGTGCATAAACATCAGTTATTGATGCAAGCATTGGTGATTGTTATTTCAAGTTGCAAATGAAGACGAAAAAGCTTCCGAGACACATGCCATGTATGTAGGCAAAAGACTTTGCATACATTTCAGAGATAATATGAAATCGAATATATTTACACAATCTTTAATGTATGTACGTGGGTTTTATGTAATTGCGGATGGGGAGCGTATTCCATGCCGGAAAAGGTGCAGCTTACATTGGATGAAATGTATCTCACaatcaaacaaaattaattaaactgaataaaaattatatacgagGTTAAACTGAAGATAATGCATCTTTTATATCAAAGCTCAGACTTTTGAGTAAATAATCGTTATTTCACAAAATCCTTTCTTTATaggatttttcattttttattaatcgtaaAAAAGTCACACGttcaatttgattattttataaatataatatcagatACAATTTTTTCAGTTAAACATCGTAAATAGTACGCACCAGAAGGAGATTTAGATTGATGAATTAGATCGCCATTTACCCGTGTAAAATAAAACTCACCTCCTTTGTAACTGCTTTGTCGCTCAGTCATTCTGTAGCGCATCTCATTAAGGTACTGTGTAGTAGCATCATTCACTgcatatcaaaaataaatacgtacGAGTCACATCTAttcataaagtaaaatattcttCGTAATTCGATGTCGTTCGACGTGACGCTCGATAAGGCTATATGTACATAGTACCTCTGACAATCACGAAATTATAGATGTAGGTGTACTCGGGTGTGTCTTACAAATCATCACACTGGGCATTTACCATTACGATAGACAAACACCGACTCgtgcaaaattatataatcttcGTGCACGATCGTAACGTGCTGCATTCTAATGATTAGTGAATTTGTTACGAAGGCAGAGACGCGAATGTTATACGTCCGCAAACAAAAAGCCATGGCCATGCAAGAATCGGATTTGAATGAAAGCAAACATCTCATCGTAACTTTGTTAATCATTCGTTACAATATTTAGATAGGATGATGTGGCATAACgcttacttaaaatataaaaaaaaggaaacctttttttaaattaaaaaaagaaaaaaaaagatgaggaAAAACTCACCATCGCTTAACACAACTTCGGGTTGACTCGGCGCAGGCACTTGTTTCGTTTCTATTCGCAATACTCGGGGTTCTGTAGCAAAGGAGTACACGCGAATATTCGTTAACgatgcagaaaataaaaatgtatcgaTATTGAACGGTCAAAAACGTGGTACATTCCATGGTACGTATGGAAACCCGTATGTGAATTAAACACATGAATTTACCGTCTCTACTCTCCTCCTCTGTTTCCGAAGTAACAGAAACTGGTGATTGAATAGGACTCTTGGCAGTGCTGGATTCATGCGTCGCACGACTGATGTTAAAGGACGACAAGGCCTCGGATTCTGATTGTGACTCATCGTCTATTTACAGAATAGGTAATATTAATGGTTCCGTTCAACATCCGGTAAACATGGGAAATGGACACAGAATAATTCTAAGATACAGGATACAAATACAAGACGCATGCAAATataggaaaaaaattggaaaaatgacGAATGGAACTAACAAGGATCTCCCTTCTGTTTGCGTTCGACTTCTCTCTTGTACTGATCCAATTCTTGATCCGTGACGGCGTCAAAAGGATTTTTGGCATAAGGTGTCTTGTACACCATCGCATTGTGTTGGAAACCACGCTGTATAATACCCTTGCTAGCGGCCCCTACTAAAACTACTTGTTCTCCGGTACCACTAATTGTCGCGTCCTTGTAAACAACGAGTATGCAAGttaaacatatacatttttttgcagGGATTTATCAAATAACTAATAGTTAGAAAGATGCTTTGTTTCAATTTAAGTTCAAACTAGAATAATACGTGATTACTGCTACTTTAATAGgaagtattttcttttttttgctaaatttaataaatgggATGTATCTAATTGATGTAAATCAAGAAAAAGACTCGCTTAAACTTGTATACCTGCATTTTCTTAGCTTCTTCCCATGATACACCTTCTAATATATGGGATTGCGGACCAGCCGATATTTTCTCTGCTCGTCGGTAATCTTTAATCTAGGGAGATGAAAGTGTGTCAAACTTGTACGTTCTCATTTATGCCAAAATTAGCTGATGGGAAAAGAGCAGAAACAAAGACAACTAGGATATGATGCAAATGTAACTAACACTACTTACCTGTTGTTGTAATTGTTTGAACTCCTTTGGGTTGGTATTTTTCGGAACAAACTGAAGAGCACCGTCTATCTTGACTGGTGTGCTGCTATGGGTAGGAGATCCATCAGACACCCACTGCACACACAAAACCAGAACGTTAGTCGATCCCTTTCAAATCATTGTGAGAAGCAATTATGTTAATAAAGTAAGACTCTTGCATGCTATGTGTGCCTGCTGCATATTTTTCTCTCCTTTAATAGATATCATAGAATAATTGAAAATGctttaatattagattttgcACTGCAGCTACGTATTACatcgttacaatatttttatattttacatatattatatgacAATATATTCGAAGTCTCGAGCAAAtcaacaaataaaattcaatacaatTACATGCAATGctacatataaatgtataactCGGCAATCTAACAACATTAATTGCTatgaaatatttagtttaaaaaaaatagcttaGAATTGCGAAATGTGAAGGGTCACTTGATCTGGTTTTGTAAATGCAGTGGGATCAGTGTAACCAAGCCAACAAGATCTTGACGATCAGGCACACATTCATACAGAGTCGTGAGAAACACTTGTATATGTTTTACACATATCTTATATGTATCGTGGCAAAAGTGCATAAGTAAGATaagatacaatatatttaattattattttattatcgcctcatacaataataaaataaaatgccacgaaatttcataataattgtaattgttttaaaatatatatatatatatatatatatatatatgagaaagTTTTACCCCGAGATTTCGCACAAGGTTACTCTTGATGGAAGGTAATTTCGCAGAATAGTCTCAGAATCGTATAATTAGtgtcaataaatatattgtgaaaGATAACATACATATAACTTCGCATCGTATTATAGAAAGGGCTAAATTTATTAACGTAGCGTCTGCAGGCTATGAATAGTGCTTGGGACGCTATTAAAGTTGAAGTTTCATTAAAGTTGATATAATCATTCTCTTTAAACAGCAcgtataactttatttaaacatcAAGAAGCTACAGAAGAACAGTCGTTAATATCTTATATGTAAAGGTACTTATACTAACGATTGACTGGAATTCAACACGTTAATGTTTCGTAACTTTTACTTGCGGGAATGCTTACCAACTCTCGTTCTGTTTCCCGTTTTGCGCACTTTATtgttcttattatattatatattattataagtttCTTTATTCTCGTTTATTAAATACTGATATCCTAAAGGAATATTTCTTGACGATTTAGAAAAATGAGTTACCTATCTAATCATGCCATCAATCTTTGTTAAAACGCAGatcaatgtacaaaaaaaagtattatattatattgtagcgtttataaagtatttttcaattagtaatacattaaaatgaacgattatttgatacttgttataaaatttgaatagacTAAGGAATGACGTACCgatcatttttgttaattaatacttttcatATCGGAAAACACATTGCACGGAAACTtgtgcaataaaattaatttctttttagatgaataataaagattgtatctttttatcaatattatgtTGTGAAGTGACCAATGATTATACGCATAAATCACAAACAGCGCGTACATACACACAGgcacatatacatacattggTCATAgcataaattctaaaaatgtgatttttgcTCTAACTTTAAACTTttgaataatttgttatatcGCATTAATAAGCGTTCATTAAATCAATCAAGCTCTGTTGTAACAAGAGTTAGatttatatctataatttaaaaagagcaATATACCGCTATATATGTCAGTATAACCaacattaatattgaatattcttTGAGATTCGACGAGACGTTTGCCACAACCAAAGTAGTAGTGTCAAAGGTATAATTAACGTATCAGCAGTTAATATTGAGAATTAATGGCACGAAGTGGAATGAATGAAATTTGTGTAAATAATCGTGATTAATTAGGACATATTGGTGtgtgttaattataataaaattaaaatgaataaaaaaatttggtaaaacaagataaaattatacaacacAGCGTGAAAAATGCAACCGACTGCTAACAAAACAGAATAACCAATGCATTACGTCGCAATGCATATATGAATATACTACCTATTTACGGCCGTAAATATGCGCATTTGTCTTTCTCAATCATCGCTAAAAATATCTTCAACATTgttcgataaaataaaatcatcatTCATAGAAAACAAATTAAGGAATCTTCGTAACATTACCTTGATATTAAATTcacgaaaaatttaatatatcgaaATGTCTTCTTTCAATTGGAACAAATTTGCGAGACAAGTcgcaaagtaaatatttattaaagaaaattctatTCTCGAATCAAACTAAACGGAAATAAATCTGATGAATAGTTCTACATGTATATCAATATGTTATACtattgatatatattaatatgtcataactatttaattttgcaCTTGACACACTTAAAGCTTTCCTTCTTTGTTATTACGCAAGTCATAATCCGATTAGCAGCCACAATACGCGATTATATTTGCCAAATAAGAGTACttgcttatattaaatttagtatCGAGTGAAATCGCGCGTGAGTAAATAATTAGTCGTTCTTATTTTCAAAAGTAATGACTTCTACCTTGGTGATTTTTTTCGGATCGGGTGTTCCAGTTTCCAGGATCTCAACCTTTTGGTAAACGTTCGGCGAATTTAACCAACGGGATCTGTCTGTGCCTTTACGTCCGCCCTTCCACAGCCtgtacaaagaaaaaagaaattgactGAGCCTCAACTATTTTATTCAATGTCAAagcaaaactgaaaaaaatagaaacttaCCCTTGCTTATACAATTCTTCCTCTTCAAGCAGATATCCTAAGGACGATACGGCCGGTGGAACTTCAACATCGTTTCGTGGTCTCGGGGGTTCTCCCTTTACGAGTGGATTTCTATATATGTAGCCCGTACGGAAGCCCTAAGAGAAAAGAAGgcgatatatttaaatatatttcgacAAGTATTACTATTACAGTAGCAAATAATTTTCTAGGATAAACTAACTTACAGCATTATCAAGCATTCTCATAAGGGCCTCGAATTCAGCGCCGCCGATTCTCCAGCGTTTCTCAAGTTTCTCCGCGAGAGCGGACGACTCTACCGCTGAGCTCTGCTGCTGAGGGATCGGTGGCTTTCGCGACGCTTCGAATATAGCTTTTTTCGATTCCTCGCTAATAAGGCTTAGATTGTCTACGCCCGCGGGCATTAGCTTCAGCTGCGTTTCGCAGGCGACTACGGTATTGTAAACGTTAAAGAACGCCTCTTCCACTGTTTCTCCACAGCAAAGGGCACCACGATTCGTCAGAAGCATAACCTTATTGATCGGCCCGAGGTTTCTAGCGATTTTCTCCCGTTCCTCCGGCTCGACAGAACCTCCTATGTACTGATGGGTGCTCACCTCGCCTATAACTATGCTCTCCTGACCGATTGGTAACAAACCACACTTCAAGGAGGAAACCTACGCAATATGTCACGCGTGTGTCAATAAGTTCCTTTTGGAGCAGAACTAATAAATGCTCATTATTAATCGCTATTAAAGAGACATCGCGTAATTGAGTGTAATATGCAAATGTTCGTAAAAGATACACGAGATGTACGTGCAAAGGACACACGAGAAACGGGGATCATCGAAGAATGGAGAAACCAGAGACAGAACATTTACTTACTGCGGTAACGGACGGAGTAGTAATATGAATAATACACTTGATATCAGGTCTCGCAGCGTGTATTGTCGAGTGTAATTGGAAACTGGTGATGTGCACGCCGAAGTTCGTCGTTCCCTGCTCGACAATCGCGCCCTGCATGTCCACCTTGATCAAACTCGAGGCGGTGACCTCGTGGTAGAGTAGCCCGTAAGGATTCACCAAAAAGTGCTCCTGATCCTGATTGAGACGGGCGGTGATCTGCCCGCCAACGCCCTGCGTCCATCCATAGAGATCGAGCAATCTGAAGACCGATGCCAACTTGCACCGCAACAATTTCTCACCCTTGGCGTATCCCATGCTTTCCACGCCGCGTATGTCGTTGATAGGCAAGACGCAATTCGAATCTGCACATTTCCGAGCAAATCAATTAGTAATAAAAGCGAAGAAAAAGGGAAGGACAATTTTTAGGCGGGGCGGAACTAACTTTTGAACACATTGCCGTTGAATCGGGCTCCCTGTGCACCCATCATGTCAGAGATTTGTTGCAGGAGACCGGAGGGTCCAGCACCACCGTCCCTCATCTGTGTCTCAATTATACGTTCCAGCTCTTCCCGGAAGATTCGTGAGTTCATCATCATCTCGACCCTCTTTCTCCTCTCCATTTCTCTCATATCCTGTAAATGAATAGAATTCTCGGATTTAACACGTTTTGCACGGTCCGATTAATTCGTTTGTATTTCAAGCCTTTCTCGCGCTGGCGAAACTCGGATGAGCAATCATTGGATGTTGAACTTTCTTCGATTTCTATTATCGAAGAAACATGGAGTTCCACGAAACTTACCGCATCAATATCGGCGGGTCTCATCTTGCTTTTTTCATCTTCCGTTAAACCGTCCATCACTCCGTTCGTGTGTGGCTCGCTCAATGCTTGTTGGCTCGTGTCTGCCATTTTCGAGCCCCGTACGAGTACCGGCAACTGTAAAATGTCATGTTCTAATATCATCGTCATCTAGTAGAAATCTTGACATTTTCAATACAATTTCAAATCATATCATGTAAGagacatttaaaaatagaaacgcATAAAATCTCCATAAGagaaatacattaatatcaatttaatattaaataataataaaaacagaataaattaatattaatttatattgatattgaaGAATAAACTATCACTCCACATAGTAATTGAAGGTTTCTTAACACGTCTCTTCTAAGAACACATTGGACAATGAAGAATGGACTCGAATAAAAACTGAAAGCAACGAAGACCTGCAGCTTAATATTTCGTCGAAACGCCTACAGTCACCGTTGTTTCGCGTACGCGTGTAAAGCGGCATTTATACTTGTTTCTGCCGAATCCGGCGCGAGGGGTATGGACACCTTACCGGTGTGCGATCAATAAAGTTGCGGGGCCCTATCGGGAATCGTGTGCGTGCAACGACGCGAACGCGTCGTACGCGTTGTTCCCTTTATTCGGCCACGATGATGGGGGGGTTTTGGGGGTCCGCCGCGTCCGTTCTTTTTTCCCCCCTTTAATTACTCGCGGGCGTCGTCCCGTTAACGATGTAAAATAGAATGCTCAACTGTGCCGGCTATTTTACTCGCGCGACGTTCGCTCGGCTCGGGATCTGTGTCAACGGTCGTTCACCGCTTGGCTTTCCTTACGCCAAGTACCGGTGCATCGCGCTCCACGCAACGTTCTCGTGTATCCCCGGTTAcgcgcagcggcggcggcggcggcggcgacggcgccGCCGCGTCCTCATCCTACGGCGTCGCGCTTTTCACCTTTTCACGCCACGTTTCCCCTCGTCATCATCCATCGGTACCGGATATCCCACGCTGAATGTTTCGCTAGCCTGAGCATCGCTCACGTCGCGCGACCGCAACCGCGCGCGTTCTAATTCGCGAAACGTATTCCCTTTCGCCTGGCAACTCGTCGTTCAGTCATCAAGATCGATATATATgcgacaagagagagagagagagagagagagagagagagagagaaagagagagagagcgcctACGAGAGGCCACGGCAAATCGACAGGCCGCTTCGCAGCGAGACTGATTCGCTCCGCCGCCTGCGACTTGAGCTTCCGACTTGTTACCGCGCCGGAAAACGTGCGTCATGCGTGTGCACTTCCGCTGCAACAACCAAcaaaataagagagaaagagaagaaaaaagagcaCGATGGTTGACCGCAGAGGATTACGTAGCACGCAAGCGCGAAACGCAATCGAACCCGTCCGATTGTTTGACCAAATCTTTCCCTCGGCagaattttatatgcaatataatataaagatatcCTAACACGACCACCGGAAAGAGTATcgacacatttaaataacgagaagCTGCTCGAAAGCAAGATCTtcgtgctcaataattttttaggtgaatttataagcatttacaaaatttcccaggctgagaaaataattttatatattatagagtATTCCTCGATACTCTATCTGAATACTTGGTAACCGACAATCCCGTAAACTTAACGTGAGAATAAAAGACAGCCAGGAGCCGACTGTTCTGTTTACTCGGCGTTGCGTTTGAGATTTATATTCGTCGATTATCTCATCAACGTGTTACGTCTCGTTactatttttgcttttatatgtatagatattttttaaattaatattactatttttttctcaatattaaacaataaaaaattgttactaaaTGCTCatcttatatattaatactgattatgttaaaattgacattaaaatagtaattatgtacatgtatagatataaaataaattgtttgcaAACACAAATTTTATCCAACGTGAAAATAACGCGCGGTATTTGCAGAATAACACCAATTGAAATTTTGCCAAGTACAACGAACACTCGACAACAGATTCGTTTTCGTAAGCCAAGATATATGCACTTTCGATACACTTTAACCGAATTCGAAGTTGGGAAACGTCGttcagaggaaaaaaaaaattcagtggCGACCGTGAACGATGGTTCGGTGCAAATTGAGGTAATTAACGTTAAGGGGTTGAGGTATTCGGCGTAAGTGGCTTCGTTTAAGTCCCTCGCTATACGCGCATTTGGCTTCGTTGACAGCACGATATCGGTGCCGTAATATCGGTCACGATATTGACCAAGTGGCAATCGacggaagagaggaaaaaaaaaaaaacgaggacGTTGCGTCAACGGGAACGCAACGTGTTCTCGTACgaacgacggcggcggcggcggcggcggcgacgacgacgacgacgacgacgacgacgacgacgacgacgacgacgacgaatgCTCGACCACAACGATCTTTTCGAGCAGACGGAGAGATTGCTTTCCATAACGCGTAAATCACTGGCTCGATTACGCACTGGCGCGCCTCAAAGTGATCATCAGTTTCCCCGTACCTCGTGCAAAGTTCTCTAGCTGCGAGCCAAGGCACAACGACGACTTATTCTACTCCAGATCAGTGGGGAGTTTCTCCATCTTCCCAGAGTCGCGTTCCCGTCCCGTTCGTAAATAAGCTTATCTCTTCGAAGATAACGGCACGGCGCTTTGCTGCGAGTCTCTCCCAGCGCAGGCTGAATGAAAGCGATCGCGAGCCGGGAGCTCGCTATGCCTACTAGCGCGAGTCCGCGCGAGTTCTCGTCTTAAAATAGAGAGAGGAATCAGGGACGGAGTCGGATGCGATCCGCACGTTTCCCATCTAAGCTAATCTCGCCTCTTTCTCTCGGGTACAGGTACTAGAAATCGCGTGATCGGGGAACAAAGGTTTATCCTACCTCACCTTCCACGCCGCCTTAAAGCGGCACCGACACGACGACAAGGAGGAGCCCTGCACACGAATAATCGGTAGACGGTATCCCGCGTCGTTTCAACGAACCATTGTCAGTTTCGCTGTCTCTTAACTCGGACCCGGTTCTCGATGGTCGATTTGCAGAAGCGACCGTGATcgaagaacaaaaaaaaaccggAGAAAGGCTCGAAGCGATTCACGTTGTAGCGACGCGAGGACTCGTATGATACAACGACGATTAGTCCCTTACGCAACGCGTAGCCGTGGAATTATACGCAGTGCGTACGGGTGCGTGCGTATACGTGCGTGGATCTGTGTCTGCACCTGCACACGTGCTCGTCACAGATCGCACTTGTTCGCAGGTCCGAAGAGATACGAGTTTTTCGAGCCGATTTATTTGAATTTCGTTGAATTCTAATTGTATTCGCTAGTCAAACAGGCTCCGAATTCCTAAGAACGTATTCATGGTCCGATCTTAAGGTCGGAAAATAGGTATAATAAACGTATTATacctattttcaaaataatgaaaagaaaaaaaaatagattgctATGAGAATACGACAGTTgattcgaaaataaattttcttctgtATTTAAGAGtacttaaagtatttttaaaataatta
Protein-coding regions in this window:
- the LOC105200363 gene encoding protein hu-li tai shao isoform X2 is translated as MADTSQQALSEPHTNGVMDGLTEDEKSKMRPADIDADMREMERRKRVEMMMNSRIFREELERIIETQMRDGGAGPSGLLQQISDMMGAQGARFNGNVFKNSNCVLPINDIRGVESMGYAKGEKLLRCKLASVFRLLDLYGWTQGVGGQITARLNQDQEHFLVNPYGLLYHEVTASSLIKVDMQGAIVEQGTTNFGVHITSFQLHSTIHAARPDIKCIIHITTPSVTAVSSLKCGLLPIGQESIVIGEVSTHQYIGGSVEPEEREKIARNLGPINKVMLLTNRGALCCGETVEEAFFNVYNTVVACETQLKLMPAGVDNLSLISEESKKAIFEASRKPPIPQQQSSAVESSALAEKLEKRWRIGGAEFEALMRMLDNAGFRTGYIYRNPLVKGEPPRPRNDVEVPPAVSSLGYLLEEEELYKQGLWKGGRKGTDRSRWLNSPNVYQKVEILETGTPDPKKITKWVSDGSPTHSSTPVKIDGALQFVPKNTNPKEFKQLQQQIKDYRRAEKISAGPQSHILEGVSWEEAKKMQDATISGTGEQVVLVGAASKGIIQRGFQHNAMVYKTPYAKNPFDAVTDQELDQYKREVERKQKGDPYDESQSESEALSSFNISRATHESSTAKSPIQSPVSVTSETEEESRDEPRVLRIETKQVPAPSQPEVVLSDVNDATTQYLNEMRYRMTERQSSYKGGENTVNGDHSDAHHSTFSHSSKEGSMSQDVSVSEESPKKEKKKKKGLRTPSFLKKKKEKKKSVEA
- the LOC105200363 gene encoding protein hu-li tai shao isoform X3, yielding MADTSQQALSEPHTNGVMDGLTEDEKSKMRPADIDADMREMERRKRVEMMMNSRIFREELERIIETQMRDGGAGPSGLLQQISDMMGAQGARFNGNVFKNSNCVLPINDIRGVESMGYAKGEKLLRCKLASVFRLLDLYGWTQGVGGQITARLNQDQEHFLVNPYGLLYHEVTASSLIKVDMQGAIVEQGTTNFGVHITSFQLHSTIHAARPDIKCIIHITTPSVTAVSSLKCGLLPIGQESIVIGEVSTHQYIGGSVEPEEREKIARNLGPINKVMLLTNRGALCCGETVEEAFFNVYNTVVACETQLKLMPAGVDNLSLISEESKKAIFEASRKPPIPQQQSSAVESSALAEKLEKRWRIGGAEFEALMRMLDNAGFRTGYIYRNPLVKGEPPRPRNDVEVPPAVSSLGYLLEEEELYKQGLWKGGRKGTDRSRWLNSPNVYQKVEILETGTPDPKKITKWVSDGSPTHSSTPVKIDGALQFVPKNTNPKEFKQLQQQIKDYRRAEKISAGPQSHILEGVSWEEAKKMQDATISGTGEQVVLVGAASKGIIQRGFQHNAMVYKTPYAKNPFDAVTDQELDQYKREVERKQKGDPYDESQSESEALSSFNISRATHESSTAKSPIQSPVSVTSETEEESRDEPRVLRIETKQVPAPSQPEVVLSDVNDATTQYLNEMRYRMTERQSSYKGGENTVNGDHSDAHHSTFSHSSKEDVSVSEESPKKEKKKKKGLRTPSFLKKKKEKKKSVEA